A window from Herbaspirillum sp. meg3 encodes these proteins:
- a CDS encoding ABC transporter permease → MPIATEVDAKKPASADPTPQQLKRDLRLAETRKRLGALILIAPLAIFLMMTFVAPIVMLLVRAVENPEIASTLPKTVAALAKWDRKSPPPDQAYAAMAADLLKAKQDSTAGPLARRINTELSGARSLVMGTARALPLHDTDGNELQPSQPSQAAQIREAMIALNPQWAELDSWQVIARNGSIYSPYYLLASLDLKQNAVGDIIQSDPEASIYRSIFGRTLWMSAMVTLFTLLLAYPLAYWLSTMSERRANLLMILVLIPFWTSILVRVAAWIVLLQSEGLVNSALMLSGLTQAPLELVFNRVGVYISMTHILLPFMILPLYSVMKSVPPTYLKAAISLGSHPFAAFWRVYVPQTYPGIGAGVLLVFIMAGGYYITPALLGGPNEQMVSYFIAYFINTTINWGMACALGGLLLTGTLILYGVYRRFAKIDVGIA, encoded by the coding sequence ATGCCCATCGCCACCGAAGTCGACGCGAAAAAGCCGGCCTCTGCCGACCCGACGCCACAGCAGCTCAAGCGCGATTTGCGCTTGGCGGAAACACGCAAGCGTCTTGGCGCACTGATACTGATTGCGCCGCTGGCAATCTTTCTGATGATGACCTTTGTCGCACCGATCGTCATGTTGCTGGTGCGAGCGGTCGAGAACCCTGAGATCGCCTCGACGCTGCCCAAAACGGTCGCCGCATTGGCCAAATGGGATCGCAAGAGCCCGCCGCCGGATCAGGCTTATGCCGCGATGGCGGCCGATTTGCTCAAGGCAAAACAAGACAGCACCGCCGGGCCTCTGGCGCGGCGCATCAATACCGAACTCTCCGGCGCGCGTTCGCTGGTCATGGGGACTGCGCGCGCTTTGCCGCTGCACGATACCGACGGCAACGAGTTGCAGCCGTCACAACCCTCGCAGGCCGCCCAGATCAGGGAAGCAATGATCGCGCTCAATCCGCAATGGGCTGAGCTCGATAGCTGGCAAGTGATCGCTCGCAACGGTTCGATCTATTCCCCCTATTACCTGCTGGCATCGCTGGACCTGAAGCAGAACGCCGTCGGCGATATCATCCAGTCCGATCCGGAAGCCTCCATCTACCGCTCCATCTTCGGCCGCACGCTGTGGATGAGCGCGATGGTGACCCTGTTCACGCTGCTGCTGGCGTATCCGCTGGCTTATTGGTTGTCAACCATGTCAGAACGCCGCGCCAATCTGCTGATGATCCTGGTGCTGATTCCGTTCTGGACCTCGATTCTGGTGCGTGTCGCCGCCTGGATCGTGCTGCTGCAATCGGAGGGGCTGGTCAATTCTGCGCTGATGCTGAGCGGGCTGACGCAGGCGCCGCTGGAGCTGGTGTTCAATCGTGTCGGCGTGTACATCTCAATGACCCATATCCTGTTACCGTTCATGATCCTGCCGCTCTACAGCGTCATGAAGTCGGTGCCGCCGACCTATCTCAAGGCCGCTATCTCGCTGGGCAGCCATCCATTTGCAGCATTCTGGCGCGTGTATGTGCCGCAAACGTATCCGGGGATCGGTGCGGGCGTGTTGCTGGTGTTCATCATGGCGGGCGGCTATTACATTACGCCGGCGCTGCTGGGCGGCCCGAACGAACAGATGGTGAGCTACTTCATTGCGTATTTCATCAACACCACGATCAACTGGGGCATGGCGTGTGCACTGGGCGGCTTGCTGCTGACCGGAACGCTGATCCTGTATGGCGTATATCGCCGTTTCGCCAAGATCGATGTCGGCATTGCCTAG
- a CDS encoding alpha/beta fold hydrolase: MRKILALLLVLASLHSFPALAAGFSFPRGFKTQTIATNGARIYVRVGGTGPAVVMLHGYGETGDMWAPLAAKLAARHTVIVPDLRGMGLSDHPATGYEKKNQARDIAGVLDALGIGKVDVVAHDIGNMVAYAFTAEQPERVTKLVLMDAPLPGVGPWEEILKNPLLWHFHFGGPDMERLVKGRERIYLDRFWNEFSADPKHFDEASRRHYAKFYALPGAMHSGFEQFHAFDQDAIDNKAYIAKGLLPMPVLAVGGEKSFGTTMEAVTRFAATDVRGAVIPNAGHWLMEEQPKATVAVIADFLH; the protein is encoded by the coding sequence ATGCGAAAAATATTAGCGCTGCTGCTCGTACTTGCTTCACTCCATTCCTTCCCGGCACTGGCTGCCGGTTTCTCTTTTCCTCGTGGGTTCAAGACACAGACGATCGCCACCAATGGCGCCCGTATCTATGTCAGAGTCGGAGGCACAGGGCCTGCGGTGGTAATGCTGCACGGCTATGGTGAAACCGGCGACATGTGGGCGCCGCTGGCGGCCAAGCTCGCCGCCAGGCACACGGTCATCGTACCGGATCTGCGCGGCATGGGGCTGTCCGATCATCCCGCAACCGGCTATGAGAAGAAGAACCAGGCGCGCGACATCGCCGGCGTGCTGGACGCACTCGGAATCGGCAAGGTCGATGTGGTCGCGCACGATATCGGCAACATGGTTGCCTACGCTTTCACCGCAGAACAGCCTGAACGCGTGACCAAGCTGGTATTGATGGATGCGCCTCTTCCCGGTGTCGGCCCATGGGAAGAAATCCTGAAAAATCCCCTGCTCTGGCATTTCCATTTCGGTGGCCCCGACATGGAGCGCCTTGTGAAAGGCCGTGAGCGTATCTACCTCGATCGTTTCTGGAACGAGTTCTCGGCGGATCCCAAGCATTTCGACGAAGCCTCACGGCGTCACTACGCAAAGTTCTATGCGTTGCCAGGTGCGATGCATTCCGGCTTTGAGCAGTTCCACGCCTTCGATCAGGATGCGATCGACAACAAGGCGTATATCGCCAAGGGCCTTTTGCCGATGCCGGTTCTGGCGGTTGGCGGCGAGAAATCCTTCGGTACGACCATGGAAGCCGTTACACGCTTTGCCGCCACAGACGTGCGCGGCGCGGTGATTCCCAACGCCGGTCATTGGCTGATGGAAGAGCAACCGAAGGCGACTGTCGCTGTGATTGCAGATTTCTTGCATTGA
- a CDS encoding DNA-3-methyladenine glycosylase I yields the protein MTKQHTDNIPGLMTADDGTVYCAWHAAMPEYHGGEWGRPVADDIRLFEKICLEGFQSGMAWITILRKRENFRAAFDGFDFHRVARYGDDDIARLMADAGIVRNRAKIVSTINNAQRALELIDEAGSLAAWFWQFEPPAKERPNVVTLDYWTANPTSEASVNLSKALKKRGWTYVGPTTIYAFMQAMGLVNDHLTGCVCRDRVEAERKDFRRPVQ from the coding sequence ATGACAAAACAACACACTGATAACATTCCCGGCCTGATGACAGCAGACGATGGCACCGTCTACTGCGCCTGGCATGCCGCCATGCCTGAATATCACGGCGGCGAGTGGGGCAGGCCAGTGGCGGACGATATCCGTTTGTTCGAAAAAATCTGCCTGGAAGGATTTCAGTCCGGCATGGCGTGGATCACCATTCTGCGCAAACGCGAGAATTTCCGCGCCGCATTCGATGGCTTCGATTTCCACCGGGTGGCCCGTTACGGCGACGACGATATCGCCCGCCTGATGGCCGATGCCGGTATTGTGCGCAATCGCGCCAAGATCGTCTCCACCATCAACAATGCGCAGCGTGCGCTGGAACTGATAGACGAAGCCGGCTCGCTGGCGGCCTGGTTCTGGCAGTTTGAACCGCCTGCCAAGGAACGCCCCAACGTCGTGACGCTGGACTACTGGACGGCCAATCCAACCTCGGAAGCTTCCGTCAATCTATCCAAGGCGCTCAAGAAGCGCGGCTGGACGTATGTCGGCCCGACCACCATCTACGCCTTCATGCAAGCCATGGGGCTGGTCAATGACCACCTGACCGGATGTGTCTGCCGCGATCGCGTCGAGGCAGAACGCAAGGACTTCAGGCGTCCCGTGCAATAG
- a CDS encoding AraC family transcriptional regulator, protein MRNEAPDITLWHAPNLHAELLRARFVDFSYDVHTHDTACFALLTRGAIRIRMRGTEFIARAGDLYAIDADQPHAGWPVDSDGWQQRTLYVDLNYLRSLVRDEQVVHGISVAGPLIRDKGLAELFYEMHNCSQLQTSDINSDAPSALYCEEVYLKFAARLFDRHVRDAETPAIAGKENRAIRLAQEYLDQHLGRQVHLQEIAVAAGLPAFQLFRAFERATGMTPHAYQRQARVRVAKSLIRLNHSLADVSAATGFSDQAHLTRWFRRIMGITPGAYRNAFGSVLIAR, encoded by the coding sequence ATGCGCAACGAAGCTCCCGACATCACACTGTGGCACGCGCCCAATTTACACGCCGAATTGCTGCGCGCACGTTTCGTCGATTTTTCCTACGATGTCCATACTCACGATACCGCCTGCTTTGCTCTGCTGACGCGCGGCGCAATCCGTATCCGGATGCGCGGCACGGAATTCATCGCACGCGCCGGTGATCTCTACGCCATCGACGCGGATCAGCCGCATGCCGGCTGGCCGGTCGACAGCGATGGCTGGCAGCAACGCACCTTGTATGTCGATCTCAACTACTTGCGTTCGCTGGTGCGCGACGAGCAGGTCGTGCACGGCATCTCGGTCGCCGGTCCCTTGATTCGTGACAAGGGCTTGGCCGAGCTGTTTTACGAAATGCATAACTGCTCGCAATTGCAGACATCCGACATAAACTCTGACGCGCCTTCTGCGCTGTACTGCGAAGAGGTTTATCTGAAGTTCGCTGCACGTCTGTTCGACCGCCACGTTCGCGATGCAGAGACGCCCGCCATTGCCGGCAAGGAAAACCGTGCGATCCGGTTGGCGCAGGAATATCTCGACCAGCATCTTGGCCGACAAGTCCATCTGCAAGAGATTGCGGTTGCGGCCGGTTTGCCGGCTTTCCAGTTGTTCCGTGCTTTCGAACGCGCCACCGGCATGACGCCGCATGCTTATCAGCGCCAGGCCCGTGTACGCGTTGCCAAGAGCCTCATTCGTCTCAATCATTCACTGGCGGACGTCAGCGCAGCGACGGGATTCTCTGATCAGGCGCACCTGACGCGCTGGTTCCGCCGCATCATGGGCATCACCCCGGGCGCCTACCGCAATGCTTTTGGCAGCGTCTTGATCGCCCGCTGA
- a CDS encoding SRPBCC family protein, translating to MKITVETTVAAPIGKVWHAYTTPDDIKQWNTASPDWHTTSAAVDLRVGGAFSSRMEAKDGSMGFDFAGTYTQVIENQLIEYAFGDRSAQVEFSETPDGVLVRVRFEAETLYPVEQQQQGWQSILNNFKKHVETQ from the coding sequence ATGAAGATTACCGTTGAAACCACTGTTGCTGCGCCCATCGGCAAAGTCTGGCACGCCTACACCACGCCCGATGACATCAAACAGTGGAATACCGCATCTCCCGACTGGCACACGACCTCCGCCGCAGTGGATCTGCGCGTGGGTGGCGCTTTTTCCTCTCGCATGGAGGCAAAGGATGGCAGCATGGGATTTGACTTTGCGGGGACGTATACCCAAGTCATCGAAAACCAGTTGATTGAATACGCATTCGGTGATCGTAGTGCGCAGGTGGAGTTTTCCGAAACCCCGGATGGTGTTCTGGTCCGTGTGCGCTTCGAGGCCGAGACGCTCTATCCGGTTGAGCAACAACAACAAGGCTGGCAAAGCATTCTGAATAATTTCAAGAAGCACGTCGAGACGCAATAA
- a CDS encoding anti-sigma factor produces the protein MNAFSPSEHDLHAYVDGQLDEAMRRQIDAYLASHPDAAREVEQLRMDNQRLRASLENLPAAPIPPRLDPFRIRRELRARSQRRMAIAASLVLTLSLGTLGGWQLRDMSMRKTYLPMADATQAYRMFATSDMAQKVDMKTSEPDQLQGWLNQHFVQAAPMPDFSAYGFKPVGGRLMASDKGAAAMVLYQNDAGQAIVYYVRPPGELFNFGTGNRQDGNLLTQYWRQGRYFYAVVSPSDTPSTLPVQRAIEPNRPQS, from the coding sequence ATGAACGCTTTCTCTCCTTCCGAACACGATCTGCACGCCTACGTCGACGGCCAGTTGGACGAAGCGATGCGCCGCCAGATCGATGCTTATCTGGCGAGCCATCCTGATGCCGCTCGTGAGGTCGAGCAACTGCGCATGGATAACCAGCGTTTGCGCGCCTCGCTGGAAAATTTACCTGCCGCACCGATTCCCCCGCGCCTGGATCCCTTCCGTATCCGTCGTGAACTGCGCGCGCGCTCGCAGCGTCGCATGGCGATTGCTGCCTCGCTGGTGTTGACCCTGAGTTTGGGTACGCTGGGTGGCTGGCAATTACGTGACATGTCGATGCGCAAGACCTATCTGCCGATGGCCGATGCCACGCAGGCGTATCGGATGTTTGCGACCAGCGACATGGCGCAAAAGGTAGATATGAAGACCAGCGAACCCGATCAGTTGCAAGGCTGGCTGAACCAGCATTTTGTCCAGGCTGCGCCTATGCCGGATTTCAGCGCCTATGGATTCAAACCGGTGGGCGGTCGCCTGATGGCCAGCGATAAAGGCGCGGCGGCGATGGTGCTGTATCAGAACGATGCCGGGCAAGCCATCGTGTATTACGTCCGGCCGCCGGGCGAGCTGTTCAACTTCGGCACGGGCAATCGCCAGGACGGCAATCTGCTGACGCAATACTGGCGTCAGGGACGCTATTTCTACGCTGTCGTCAGTCCGTCCGACACGCCGTCAACCTTGCCGGTACAAAGGGCCATCGAGCCCAACCGGCCGCAGTCGTGA
- the gabD gene encoding NADP-dependent succinate-semialdehyde dehydrogenase gives MLLSEHLKDPTLLRQQAYINGAWCNADSGGTHDVHNPATGDKIGTIPDMGVAETRRAIEAAQAAWAGWRKKTAKERSVILRKWNDLMLANADDLALIMTTEQGKPLAEAKGEITYAASFIEWFGEEAKRTYGDTIPSPSPTSRIVVTKEPIGVCAAITPWNFPAAMITRKAGPALAAGCPMVLKPAEATPFSALALAVLAERAGVPAGVFSVVTGSAKLIGGEMTSNPIVRKLSFTGSTAIGKLLMEQCASSVKKLSLELGGNAPFIVFDDADLDAAVEGAIASKFRNAGQTCVCANRIYVQDGVYDAFAEKLVAAVGKLKVGNGLENGVTQGPLIDEKAVKKVEQHIADARDKGGRVLIGGKRHALGHSFFEPTVIADVTSKMIIAKEETFGPMAPLFRFNSDDEAISMANDTEFGLAAYFYSRDIGRIWRVAEGLESGMVGINTGLISNEVAPFGGVKQSGLGREGSHYGIDDYLVIKYLCMGGI, from the coding sequence ATGCTGCTATCTGAACATCTTAAAGACCCTACTCTTCTTCGCCAGCAAGCTTATATCAACGGTGCCTGGTGCAATGCCGACAGCGGCGGCACACACGACGTGCACAATCCGGCTACCGGCGACAAGATCGGCACCATCCCTGACATGGGCGTAGCCGAGACGCGCCGCGCCATCGAAGCCGCACAAGCCGCATGGGCCGGCTGGCGCAAAAAGACCGCCAAAGAACGCAGCGTCATCCTGCGCAAATGGAACGATCTCATGCTTGCCAATGCCGACGACCTGGCACTGATCATGACGACCGAGCAAGGTAAACCGCTGGCTGAAGCCAAGGGTGAAATTACCTATGCCGCGTCCTTCATCGAGTGGTTTGGCGAAGAAGCAAAACGGACTTACGGCGATACGATTCCATCCCCATCGCCGACCAGCCGCATCGTCGTCACCAAGGAACCGATCGGTGTCTGTGCGGCGATTACACCGTGGAATTTCCCGGCGGCGATGATCACCCGCAAAGCCGGACCGGCGCTGGCTGCGGGCTGTCCGATGGTGTTGAAACCGGCCGAAGCGACGCCCTTCTCGGCGCTGGCATTGGCGGTACTGGCCGAGCGTGCAGGCGTGCCGGCCGGCGTGTTCAGCGTGGTCACCGGTTCTGCCAAACTGATCGGCGGCGAAATGACCAGCAACCCGATTGTGCGCAAGCTCAGCTTCACCGGCTCGACAGCAATCGGCAAGCTGCTGATGGAACAATGCGCTTCCAGCGTCAAGAAGCTGTCGCTGGAACTCGGTGGCAATGCCCCCTTCATCGTGTTTGACGACGCCGATTTGGATGCCGCCGTCGAAGGTGCGATCGCTTCCAAGTTTCGCAACGCCGGTCAGACCTGCGTCTGCGCCAATCGTATCTACGTTCAGGACGGCGTGTACGATGCCTTCGCTGAAAAACTGGTCGCCGCTGTCGGCAAGCTCAAGGTTGGCAACGGCCTGGAAAACGGCGTCACACAAGGCCCATTGATCGATGAAAAAGCGGTCAAAAAAGTCGAGCAGCACATCGCCGATGCGCGTGACAAAGGCGGTCGCGTGCTGATCGGCGGCAAGCGTCACGCCCTCGGCCACAGCTTTTTCGAGCCGACCGTGATTGCCGACGTGACATCTAAGATGATCATCGCCAAGGAAGAAACCTTTGGCCCGATGGCGCCGCTGTTCCGTTTTAACAGCGATGACGAAGCAATCTCGATGGCCAACGATACCGAATTCGGGCTGGCGGCCTACTTCTATTCCCGCGACATCGGCCGCATCTGGCGCGTCGCGGAAGGTCTGGAAAGCGGCATGGTCGGTATCAATACCGGCTTGATTTCCAACGAAGTCGCCCCGTTCGGCGGCGTCAAGCAATCCGGGCTGGGACGCGAAGGATCGCATTACGGCATCGACGACTATCTGGTCATCAAGTATCTCTGCATGGGCGGTATCTAA
- a CDS encoding VOC family protein, which produces MTSKNTICLWYDGDALDAATFYAKTFPDSTVGAVHRAPGDYPAGKEGNILTVEFTVMGVPCIGLNGGPAFRHSEAFSFQVATDDQEETDRLWNAIVDNGGQESACGWCKDKWGLSWQISPRVLIAAVTDPNQAVAKRAFEAMMKMKKIDIAAIEAARRG; this is translated from the coding sequence ATGACCAGCAAAAACACCATCTGCCTCTGGTACGACGGCGACGCATTGGATGCCGCAACGTTCTACGCGAAGACTTTTCCCGACAGCACGGTGGGAGCCGTCCACCGCGCGCCAGGCGACTATCCCGCGGGTAAAGAAGGCAACATCTTGACGGTTGAGTTCACCGTGATGGGCGTCCCCTGCATCGGCCTCAACGGCGGCCCGGCTTTCCGGCACAGCGAAGCCTTCTCGTTTCAGGTCGCCACCGATGACCAGGAAGAAACCGATCGCTTGTGGAACGCTATCGTCGATAACGGCGGCCAGGAGAGCGCCTGTGGCTGGTGCAAAGACAAATGGGGACTGTCGTGGCAGATCTCGCCCCGCGTGCTGATCGCCGCCGTCACCGATCCCAATCAGGCCGTCGCCAAACGAGCCTTCGAAGCGATGATGAAGATGAAAAAGATCGACATCGCCGCCATCGAAGCCGCCCGGCGTGGTTGA
- a CDS encoding ABC transporter permease, producing the protein MIKMPSLSFSTFLPDFPPYMSLPERAWFFVSRSLNVLILVFLILPILVMIPLSFSDSSFLMYPIKGFSLRWYQNLFESDEWMRAARNSFIVAPAATVIATVLGTLAAVGLNKADFRGKSVLMAILISPMIVPVVVVGVGVYLFFAQIGLSDGYTGLILAHAALGAPFVVTTVLATLQGFNHNLVRASLSLGASPLRTFFRITLPVIAPGLISGALFAFTTSFDEVVLTLFVAGPNQATLPRQMFAGIKDNISPTIAALATILIIFSTCLLLVLEWLRGRNKAAAKF; encoded by the coding sequence ATGATCAAGATGCCTTCGCTGTCGTTCTCAACATTCCTGCCGGATTTCCCGCCCTACATGTCGTTGCCGGAGCGTGCGTGGTTCTTCGTCTCGCGCAGCCTGAATGTGTTGATTCTGGTATTCCTGATCCTGCCGATACTGGTGATGATTCCGCTGTCGTTCAGCGACAGCAGCTTCCTGATGTATCCGATCAAGGGTTTCTCGCTGCGCTGGTATCAGAACCTGTTTGAGTCCGACGAGTGGATGCGCGCTGCGCGCAACAGCTTTATCGTCGCCCCCGCCGCCACCGTGATTGCGACTGTGCTCGGTACGCTGGCCGCGGTTGGCCTCAACAAAGCCGACTTTCGCGGCAAAAGCGTTCTGATGGCGATCCTCATTTCGCCGATGATCGTGCCGGTGGTGGTGGTCGGTGTCGGCGTGTATCTGTTCTTTGCGCAGATCGGTCTGTCGGACGGCTATACCGGCCTGATTCTCGCGCATGCGGCGCTGGGAGCGCCGTTTGTCGTCACCACCGTTCTGGCGACGCTGCAGGGATTCAATCACAATCTGGTGCGGGCCAGCCTGAGCCTTGGCGCCAGCCCGTTGCGCACCTTTTTCCGCATCACCTTGCCGGTGATTGCGCCGGGATTGATCTCGGGCGCACTGTTCGCCTTCACCACCTCATTCGACGAAGTCGTGCTGACGCTGTTCGTTGCCGGCCCTAATCAGGCTACCTTGCCGCGCCAGATGTTCGCCGGCATCAAGGACAACATCAGCCCCACCATCGCCGCGCTGGCGACCATCCTGATCATTTTCTCCACCTGCCTGTTGCTGGTGCTGGAATGGCTGCGTGGCCGCAATAAAGCTGCGGCCAAATTTTAA
- a CDS encoding alpha/beta fold hydrolase, translated as MKSAIAGVAALLLTHAAFAEDTAKPAPVKNVVLVHGAYADGSCWSEVIERLQKAGLHVTAVQNPLSSLADDVDATRRILALQDGPTILVGHSWAGTVISEAGTDPKVAGLVYVAARAPDAGEDYGALAGKFPTPPASAGLVKAGGFAQLSEEAFLRDFAGDINPVKAKVMYAEQGRIFDTLFASRTTQAAWRSKPTWYAVSTNDRTTSPQLERFLAQRMKAKTIEIASSHLSMLSHPDEIANLILEAAGQTH; from the coding sequence ATGAAATCCGCAATTGCCGGCGTTGCCGCCCTGCTCCTGACCCATGCAGCATTCGCTGAAGACACTGCAAAACCTGCGCCGGTCAAAAACGTCGTGCTGGTACACGGCGCCTATGCCGACGGCTCCTGCTGGTCGGAAGTCATCGAACGCCTGCAAAAAGCCGGTCTGCACGTGACGGCCGTGCAAAATCCGTTGTCCTCGCTGGCTGACGATGTCGATGCAACCCGCCGCATCCTGGCGCTGCAAGACGGCCCCACCATCCTCGTCGGTCACTCGTGGGCGGGCACCGTCATCAGCGAAGCCGGCACCGATCCCAAAGTGGCCGGTCTGGTCTACGTCGCTGCGCGCGCGCCTGATGCCGGCGAAGACTACGGTGCACTGGCAGGCAAATTCCCGACACCTCCGGCAAGTGCCGGGCTGGTCAAGGCCGGCGGCTTCGCACAGCTGAGCGAAGAAGCCTTCCTGCGCGATTTTGCAGGCGACATCAATCCGGTCAAAGCCAAGGTCATGTATGCCGAACAAGGCCGTATCTTCGACACGCTGTTTGCCTCGCGCACCACGCAAGCAGCATGGCGCAGCAAGCCGACCTGGTATGCCGTTTCCACCAATGACCGTACCACGTCGCCTCAGCTGGAACGTTTCCTCGCGCAACGCATGAAGGCCAAGACCATCGAGATCGCTTCCAGCCATCTGTCGATGCTGTCGCACCCGGATGAAATTGCCAATCTGATTCTGGAAGCTGCAGGGCAAACGCACTGA
- a CDS encoding aldo/keto reductase family oxidoreductase, giving the protein MSTYSPSSDQFSPAQCDITFNRLGYGAMQLAGPHVWGPPKDRAAAVAVLREAIELGINHIDTSDFYGPHVTNQIIREALHPYRDALTIVTKIGFVRGEDQSWIPAASAEQLRAAVHDNLRNLQLDALDVVNLRAPGLEGPDGSSIAEALTTLVKMKEEGLIRHIGLSNVNAKQITEAQQITDIVCVQNMYNLAARGDDALIDTLAAQGIAYVPFFPLGGFSPLQSDTLTRVAASVQATPMQVALAWLLQRAPNILVIPGTSSVAHLRENVAAGALQLDAATVAALNAI; this is encoded by the coding sequence ATGAGCACGTATTCACCGTCCAGCGACCAGTTTTCCCCCGCGCAGTGCGACATCACCTTCAATCGACTTGGCTATGGCGCCATGCAGCTGGCCGGCCCGCATGTCTGGGGCCCGCCTAAAGATCGTGCCGCTGCCGTGGCCGTATTGCGCGAAGCCATTGAGCTGGGCATCAACCACATCGATACATCGGATTTCTATGGGCCGCACGTCACCAACCAGATTATTCGCGAAGCGCTGCATCCTTACCGGGACGCGCTGACCATCGTCACCAAGATCGGCTTTGTACGCGGCGAAGATCAATCGTGGATACCGGCGGCGTCGGCGGAACAACTACGTGCCGCCGTACATGACAACCTGCGTAATCTGCAATTGGATGCCCTGGACGTCGTCAATTTGCGTGCGCCCGGACTGGAGGGTCCGGATGGCTCTTCGATCGCGGAGGCGCTTACTACGCTGGTGAAGATGAAAGAAGAAGGTCTCATCCGGCATATCGGACTCAGCAATGTCAATGCGAAACAGATCACGGAAGCGCAGCAGATCACCGACATCGTTTGCGTGCAGAACATGTACAACCTGGCTGCTCGCGGCGATGATGCCTTGATCGATACGCTGGCTGCGCAGGGCATCGCTTATGTGCCGTTTTTCCCGCTGGGTGGATTTTCGCCGCTGCAATCGGACACTCTGACACGTGTCGCCGCATCCGTGCAGGCAACGCCGATGCAGGTAGCGTTGGCCTGGCTGCTTCAGCGCGCCCCGAACATCCTTGTTATCCCTGGGACGTCATCGGTGGCGCACTTGCGCGAGAACGTCGCGGCGGGAGCATTGCAACTGGACGCCGCAACGGTAGCAGCACTGAACGCCATATGA
- a CDS encoding sigma-70 family RNA polymerase sigma factor → MSKDFSDDDLRELLPRLRRFALSLTRHENSADDLVQSCLERALSRADRRRDDGDLRAWMFQIMYRQFLDGQRRAKRYAGLLSLFGRTEEDLAPSAEDVAMSRSALQDFSKLPAEQRALLLLVSVEGLSYQEVADTMDIPIGTVMSRLSRARKALRALNDGLPANPSLRILK, encoded by the coding sequence ATGAGTAAAGATTTCAGCGACGACGATTTGCGTGAACTGCTGCCCCGGTTGCGGCGCTTTGCGCTATCGCTGACGCGCCATGAAAACAGCGCCGACGACCTGGTGCAGTCTTGCCTGGAGCGTGCCTTGTCACGCGCAGACCGCCGCCGTGACGACGGTGATCTGCGCGCCTGGATGTTTCAGATCATGTATCGCCAGTTCCTTGATGGTCAGCGTCGCGCTAAACGCTATGCCGGTTTGTTGTCGCTGTTTGGCCGGACTGAAGAAGACCTCGCTCCCTCGGCCGAAGACGTCGCCATGTCGCGCTCGGCCTTGCAGGATTTCAGCAAACTGCCGGCGGAGCAGCGCGCCTTGCTGCTGCTGGTGTCGGTCGAAGGTCTCAGTTATCAGGAAGTCGCCGACACCATGGATATCCCCATCGGCACTGTCATGTCGCGCCTGTCGCGAGCACGCAAAGCATTGCGCGCGCTCAATGACGGCTTGCCGGCAAATCCCTCTCTGCGGATACTCAAATGA
- a CDS encoding DUF2000 domain-containing protein, with amino-acid sequence MTDTAIDLSKTIPQRCVIIVDAALPVGKAANAAAVIALTIGQRHPELVGPALVDADGCAHPGLIPIGIAVLAASRDELTNIRAKGVEIGCDVVDFPVQGQETTDYQAFCDAVGNVATRDLGYLGVALIGEKKPISRIVANIGLLK; translated from the coding sequence GTGACTGACACCGCAATCGATCTTTCCAAAACTATCCCGCAACGCTGCGTCATCATTGTCGATGCGGCCTTGCCGGTCGGCAAAGCCGCCAATGCCGCCGCCGTCATCGCGCTGACCATCGGCCAGCGCCATCCTGAACTGGTAGGGCCTGCGCTTGTCGATGCAGACGGCTGCGCACATCCAGGCCTGATCCCGATCGGGATTGCCGTGCTCGCTGCCAGCCGCGACGAACTGACGAACATCCGCGCCAAAGGCGTGGAGATTGGATGCGATGTGGTGGATTTTCCCGTGCAAGGGCAGGAGACGACGGACTATCAAGCCTTCTGCGATGCAGTCGGTAACGTGGCGACCCGCGATCTTGGTTATCTCGGCGTGGCCCTGATCGGGGAGAAGAAACCAATCAGCCGCATCGTCGCCAACATCGGTCTGTTGAAATAG